A single window of Salvia splendens isolate huo1 chromosome 8, SspV2, whole genome shotgun sequence DNA harbors:
- the LOC121744062 gene encoding uncharacterized protein LOC121744062, which produces MARNMDFLVCLLIMALDIIAGVLGIQAEVAQNKVQNLRVWIFECRDPSYEAFKLGLAAVVLLCLAHIVANLLAGCIFISSKEELDRASSNKQLAAASLVMSWILLGIAFILLISGTLSNSRSRKNCGISHQRQLSIGGILCFIHGLFVVAYYVSAAAVLHDERNPHQQHKPDQQQQPLPA; this is translated from the exons ATGGCTAGGAACATGGATTTCCTGGTGTGTCTCCTCATCATGGCTCTGGACATCATAGCCGGAGTTCTCGGCATACAGGCCGAGGTTGCTCAGAATAAG GTACAAAACCTTAGGGTGTGGATATTCGAGTGCCGAGATCCGAGCTATGAGGCTTTCAAACTTGGATTGGCTGCAGTGGTCTTGCTGTGCCTGGCACACATTGTAGCCAATTTGCTGGCAGGATGCATCTTCATCAGCTCCAAAGAGGAACTCGACCGGGCTTCCTCTAACAAGCAACTTGCAGCCGCCTCCCTCGTCATGTCATG GATTTTGTTGGGAATTGCATTCATCCTGCTCATATCGGGAACGTTATCAAACTCGAGATCCAGAAAGAACTGTGGGATAAGCCATCAACGGCAGCTGTCGATTGGAGGGATCTTGTGTTTTATTCATGGATTGTTTGTGGTTGCCTATTATGTATCTGCAGCTGCTGTTCTTCATGATGAACGGAATCCGCATCAACAACACAAACCAGATCAGCAACAGCAACCACTTCCTGCCTGA
- the LOC121743497 gene encoding uncharacterized protein LOC121743497 codes for MTEHKADNTISDRVGSSPSIPVSQLSTSSTGGSYAGKVVEVHNSKPNNQYLSGSLSYGSSYPVFGGNAGQAVAGSHPNAWGIRKEASRMKEPVAAAWSAPDAETKLAHASALEKVSSGRWSSKQQINPRKDVAVLGRPETEGKFEYSSSNAYTRKSYNRLDVVADSDYQDNGLVMHAERSLTFRDGIHGGGKEAPQSYERSKSAIRVDSNEKYTAATVNGFQSIQSSLKPVGAEFQLSTELSERPKLKLLPRSNPLENIESPSEHKQVNL; via the coding sequence ATGACGGAGCATAAGGCAGATAATACTATATCTGATAGAGTTGGTAGTAGTCCTTCAATTCCTGTATCTCAGCTATCAACTAGCTCCACTGGTGGCTCTTACGCAGGGAAGGTTGTTGAAGTGCATAATTCTAAGCCTAACAATCAATATTTAAGTGGTAGCCTCAGTTATGGGTCAAGTTATCCAGTTTTTGGTGGCAATGCTGGGCAAGCAGTAGCTGGATCACATCCAAATGCCTGGGGGATAAGGAAGGAGGCTTCAAGAATGAAAGAGCCTGTAGCTGCTGCATGGTCAGCTCCAGATGCTGAGACAAAGTTAGCCCATGCCAGTGCTCTCGAGAAGGTCTCATCTGGCCGGTGGAGctcaaaacaacaaattaatccTCGAAAAGATGTTGCAGTTTTAGGACGTCCCGAAACTGAGGGAAAGTTTGAGTATAGTTCTAGCAATGCATACACTAGGAAAAGCTACAATAGGTTAGATGTGGTTGCTGACTCTGACTATCAAGACAATGGTTTGGTAATGCATGCTGAAAGAAGTCTAACATTCAGAGATGGGATTCATGGTGGTGGAAAGGAGGCACCTCAATCTTATGAGAGGTCTAAATCTGCAATACGTGTGGATTCAAATGAGAAATACACTGCTGCTACTGTTAATGGTTTCCAATCAATCCAGTCCTCTTTGAAACCTGTAGGGGCTGAGTTTCAGTTGTCTACAGAATTATCAGAAAGACCAAAGCTTAAATTACTTCCAAGATCAAACCCATTGGAGAACATAGAATCACCAAGTGAGCACAAGCAGGTAAATTTGTGA
- the LOC121745596 gene encoding oxygen-evolving enhancer protein 3, chloroplastic-like: MAQAMASMAGLRGSSQALLEGSLQSNRLSSGTTSRTAAARTGFSIRAQQAETETSRRAMLGLVATGIVSGSFVQAVLAEAAKPIKIGPPPPPSGGLPGTLNSDEARDFDLPLKNRFFLQPLAPVEAAARAKESAKEIVGVKSLIDKKAWPYVQNDLRSKAEYLRYDLNTIIAAKSKEEKQSLKELTGKLFQDISNLDHAAKIKSSSEAEKYYAIAVSTLNDVLAKLG, from the exons ATGGCTCAAGCTATGGCTTCAATGGCTGGCTTACGCGGCTCTTCCCAGGCGCTCCTCGAAGGCAGCCTTCAATCCAACCGCCTCAGCAGTGGCACCACcagcaggaccgccgccgccaGAACCGGATTCAGCATCCGCGCTCAGCAAGCCGAAACCGAGACTAGCCGCCGCGCCATGTTGGGTCTTGTTGCCACTGGGATTGTCTCCGGCTCCTTCGTTCAAGCCGTGCTAGCTGAAGCCGCCAAACCCATCAAGATCGgcccaccaccacctccctccGGTGGTCTGC CTGGAACTTTGAACTCGGACGAAGCAAGAGATTTTGATTTGCCATTGAAGAACAGGTTCTTCCTTCAGCCATTGGCGCCAGTTGAGGCAGCAGCAAGAGCTAAGGAATCTGCGAAAGAAATCGTTGGAGTGAAGTCGTTGATCGACAAGAAGGCTTGGCCATACGTGCAGAACGACCTTCGTTCTAAAGCAGAGTACCTGCGTTATGACCTCAACACTATCATTGCTGCCAAGTCCAAGGAAGAGAAGCAATCTCTCAAGGAGCTCACTGGCAAGCTCTTCCAGGATATCAGCAAC CTGGACCATGCTGCAAAGATTAAGAGCTCCTCCGAGGCCGAGAAGTACTATGCCATCGCTGTATCTACACTCAATGACGTTCTCGCAAAGCTTGGTTAA
- the LOC121743502 gene encoding uncharacterized protein LOC121743502 — protein sequence MLHDSNKGIRKEGRKEKMPAVWFALRRTMKCRSEQTDVHDPDAAASSNLSNISTKRSSGRGARSGCSRSISNLKDVINGSNRHTEKPAICSPRSIGSSELLNPITHQVMLDSATCELKISGGYGASDFVGVLKPLGQGTSPGRRSPSTRGAASSTRTRSSFGGLFCPKCGDHFVRWEALEAHHFSKHAVSEVGEGESSRRIVEIICRARPDTAETGIERILKVHNMQKTLAQFEDYREVVKIRASKLAKKHPRCLADGNELLRFHGATLECPIGLKGSSSLCASEKCRVCRILRDGFVGRKEGVFTASTSSRAIEMVEGDSSLRKALIVCRVIAGRVHRPLENIEEMVAQSGFDSVAGKVGAHSNIEELYLLSATALLPCFVVIYKC from the exons ATGCTCCACGATTCTAACAAGGGGATAAGGAAGGAAGGAAGGAAGGAGAAAATGCCCGCTGTTTGGTTCGCTTTGAGGAGGACAATGAAATGCAGATCGGAGCAAACCGACGTCCATGATCCGGATGCGGCGGCGAGCAGCAATCTGAGCAATATCTCGACGAAGAGGTCGAGCGGCCGCGGCGCTCGGTCCGGTTGTTCGAGGTCGATTTCGAATCTGAAGGACGTGATCAACGGCAGCAATAGGCACACGGAGAAGCCCGCAATCTGCAGCCCGAGATCCATCGGCAGCAGCGAGCTTCTCAATCCGATCACTCACCAGGTCATGCTCGACAGCGCCACGTGCGAGCTCAAAATCAGCGGCGGATACGGCGCCTCTGATTTTGTGGGAGTATTGAAGCCGCTCGGCCAGGGCACCAGCCCTGGCCGAAGGTCCCCAAGTACAAGGGGTGCCGCCTCGTCGACGCGGACGAGATCTTCATTCGGAGGCCTCTTCTGCCCCAAATGCGGCGACCACTTTGTTAGATGGGAAGCTCTCGAGGCGCATCACTTCTCCAAACACGCAG TTAGTGAAGTAGGCGAGGGAGAGTCTTCTAGAAGGATCGTGGAGATAATCTGTCGAGCGAGGCCCGACACCGCAGAGACCGGAATCGAGAGGATTCTGAAAGTGCACAACATGCAGAAGACATTGGCCCAATTTGAGGATTATCGAGAAGTGGTGAAAATCAGGGCGAGCAAACTAGCTAAAAAGCATCCGCGTTGCCTGGCCGATGGGAACGAGCTGCTGAGATTCCACGGCGCGACGCTGGAATGCCCCATCGGCTTGAAGGGGTCGTCCAGCCTATGCGCATCCGAGAAATGCAGGGTCTGCCGGATTCTACGAGACGGGTTCGTGGGGAGGAAAGAGGGAGTGTTCACGGCGTCAACGAGCAGCAGAGCGATCGAAATGGTGGAAGGGGATTCGTCGCTGAGGAAGGCACTCATAGTTTGTAGAGTGATAGCGGGAAGGGTGCATAGGCCGTTGGAGAATATTGAGGAAATGGTTGCGCAGTCAGGTTTTGATTCGGTTGCTGGGAAAGTGGGGGCTCATTCCAACATTGAAGAGCTGTATTTGCTCAGCGCAACAGCTCTGCTTCCTTGCTTTGTAGTCATATACAAATGTTGA
- the LOC121746043 gene encoding alpha-farnesene synthase-like — MITAAANLPRRTANYKPNIWNYDHLQSLTTTFHLEEHQTEAEILKHQVCSEFRELRDPLHKLELIDLIDKLALSHYFEEEINKSVQEMACASLSMDTDPYSAALYFRILRHHGYHASQDGIVQLLDEAEKVTGGVQWDDKARLEIFEASHLGVEGECLFERAKKAFDKKKFSVCHRNVRWFNVRRYMHENNNSVIHRLAGLSFNTIQVQHQNDLKDIIRWWRNLGLLEVLTFSRDRVVESFLWAVGVAYEPQHGSLRKWLTKAILLVVIIDDVYDIYGSMDELEQFSIAVERWDPSEIQQLPEALKRCFWMLYDTANDIDLEIQNEKGWTSVLPHLKKVWIGFCKALLVEAKWFWRGESPSLVKYLENGWVSSSGPVLSLHALLGAGHDTDESVAAFDNNQEIIHHASLVIRLCNDQGTSKAELERGDSPSSIVCHMREANVREEEARGHIRKLITDSWKRMNGILMRCPRPQQGMLRYVVNTARVANFIYQNGDGFGVQDRETKGQVLSCLINPMHLSLSSPSNQG; from the exons ATGATAACTGCAGCTGCAAATCTTCCCAGGCGGACAGCTAATTACAAGCCCAACATTTGGAACTACGACCACTTACAATCGCTTACTACTACATTCCAT TTGGAGGAGCACCAGACAGAAGCAGAGATACTGAAACACCAAGTTTGCAGCGAGTTTCGCGAGTTGAGAGATCCATTGCACAAGCTGGAACTTATAGATTTGATAGATAAACTGGCTCTTTCCCATTACTTCGAGGAAGAGATCAACAAGTCCGTACAGGAGATGGCGTGCGCGAGTTTGAGCATGGATACCGATCCATACTCTGCTGCGTTGTATTTCCGGATTCTAAGGCACCATGGCTACCATGCTTCACAAG ACGGAATAGTGCAGTTATTAGATGAAGCGGAGAAGGTAACCGGGGGCGTGCAATGGGATGACAAAGCGAGGCTTGAAATATTCGAAGCGTCCCATCTGGGCGTGGAGGGTGAATGTCTGTTTGAAAGAGCAAAAAAAGCCTTTGATAAGAAGAAATTTTCCGTTTGCCATCGGAATGTGAGATGGTTCAACGTGAGAAGGTACATGCATGAAAATAACAATTCGGTCATTCACCGGTTGGCTGGACTCAGCTTTAACACCATTCAAGTCCAGCACCAGAACGATCTCAAGGACATTATAAG ATGGTGGAGGAATCTGGGGTTGTTAGAAGTTCTAACCTTCTCAAGAGATCGAGTGGTGGAAAGCTTTTTGTGGGCTGTGGGCGTTGCTTATGAACCTCAGCATGGAAGCCTCAGAAAATGGCTCACAAAAGCCATATTGTTGGTGGTAATCATTGATGATGTGTATGACATTTATGGCTCCATGGATGAACTAGAACAATTCTCTATTGCAGTAGAAAG GTGGGACCCAAGTGAAATTCAACAGCTGCCAGAAGCCTTAAAGAGATGCTTTTGGATGCTCTATGATACAGCAAATGACATTGATCTTGAAATCCAAAACGAAAAGGGCTGGACCTCGGTTTTACCTCATTTGAAGAAAGTG TGGATAGgattttgcaaagcattgcttgTGGAAGCAAAGTGGTTTTGGAGGGGTGAATCTCCATCTCTAGTGAAATATCTGGAGAATGGGTGGGTATCATCGTCCGGCCCTGTGCTCTCTCTTCATGCGCTGCTCGGTGCCGGCCACGACACGGATGAGAGTGTCGCGGCCTTCGATAACAACCAAGAAATAATCCACCATGCCTCCCTCGTTATCCGGCTATGCAATGATCAAGGAACTTCTAAG GCTGAATTGGAGCGTGGTGATTCGCCGTCGTCAATCGTGTGCCACATGAGAGAGGCAAATGTGAGAGAGGAAGAAGCGCGGGGGCATATTAGAAAGCTGATAACGGATTCGTGGAAGAGAATGAATGGGATATTGATGAGGTGTCCACGTCCACAGCAGGGCATGTTGAGATATGTAGTGAACACGGCAAGAGTTGCCAATTTTATTTATCAGAATGGAGACGGTTTTGGGGTTCAAGATCGGGAGACCAAAGGCCAAGTCTTATCCTGCTTGATTAACCCAATgcacctctctctctcatcaCCCTCAAATCAAGGCTAA